One window of Pelobates fuscus isolate aPelFus1 chromosome 9, aPelFus1.pri, whole genome shotgun sequence genomic DNA carries:
- the LOC134573486 gene encoding long neurotoxin homolog TA-bm16-like, translated as MKLLITIVFFILLCCQIGHALQCYTCALGNCVTLTCPPGQVCGKVVSNDGTVKACLPQDTCGVSEQGITTYCCSTDLCNSAVSAKMSIVTVIATLVTLWVTKQ; from the exons ATGAAACTTTTaataacaattgttttttttattcttctgtgCTGCCAGATTG GTCATGCTTTGCAGTGTTACACATGTGCTCTTGGCAACTGTGTAACTTTAACATGTCCACCCGGGCAGGTCTGTGGTAAAGTGGTTTCCAATGATG GAACTGTTAAGGCTTGCCTACCACAAGATACCTGTGGTGTTTCAGAACAAGGAATAACAACTTATTGTTGCTCCACCGACCTCTGTAACTCGGCTGTATCTGCCAAGATGTCCATTGTCACTGTTATTGCCACCCTTGTGACCCTGTGGGTAACTAagcagtga